A single region of the Vanacampus margaritifer isolate UIUO_Vmar chromosome 13, RoL_Vmar_1.0, whole genome shotgun sequence genome encodes:
- the soat1 gene encoding sterol O-acyltransferase 1 isoform X2, with amino-acid sequence MDNVNGDDNGVRHRNLARMSTFSDPDSPVNGECSRGEDNQSTGDSCFRSIGRKHSGGKIEVENMISKKLQLKRKAEDMKKDLIQEFDNQVSDFMDSLIEESASLEPAPLPAAFSPPVSDMEKSRLGHFRPPHGNGKQFVSRRSLLDELFEVNHIRTIYHMFIALLILFILSTLVVDFIDEGRLVLDFDLLVYAFGQFPLVVCTWVFMFLSVLMVPYPLFKLWTQTQTVSSSRHKLYSFLFGSMFLLYQALGLGFLPTYVVVVNSLPPASCFIIILEQVRLMMKAYSFIRENVPRVLAWTKDKSSPGPVVPRVSQYFYFLFAPTLIYRDKYPRSPMIRWSYVATKLLQVLGCLFYTYYVFVRLCIPQFRSISLQFFDLRVMVLGVFNSILPGVLFLFLFFFAFLHCWLNAFAEMLRFGDRMFYKDWWNSTSFANYYRTWNVVVHDWLFHYVYRDFLLISQKRFRTAAMLFVFTLSAVVHEYILAICFGFFYPVLFCLFMCFGMMFNFILHDQRKGPIWNIIMWTSLFLGHGVILCLYSQEWYAQRYCPLKEPSFVELLQPRSWTCERSMMTN; translated from the exons ATGGATAACGTGAACGGGGATGACAACGGTGTCCGTCACCGAAACTTAGCCAGAATGTCCACCTTCTCTGACCCGGATAGCCCAGTGAATGGCGAGTGTAGTCGAGGAGAAGACAATCAGTCCACTGGAGACAGCTGCTTCAGAAGTATTGGTAGGAAACACAGTGGAG GGAAAATTGAAGTGGAGAATATGATCAGCAAGAAGCTACAACTGAAAAGGAAAGCAGAG GACATGAAGAAGGACCTGATACAGGAGTTTGACAACCAGGTCAGTGACTTCATGGACAGTCTTATTGAGGAGTCTGCTAGCCTGGAGCCCGCGCCCCTGCCTGCTGCCTTCTCGCCCCCCGTGTCGGACATGGAGAAAAGCAGACTCGG GCATTTCCGACCTCCTCACGGGAACGGCAAACAGTTTGTCAGTCGCAGGTCCCTCCTTGA TGAGCTCTTTGAGGTGAACCACATCCGGACTATCTACCATATGTTTATCGCCCTGCTCATTCTCTTCATCCTCAGCACTCTGGTGGTTGATTTTATAGACGAAGGCAG ACTGGTGTTAGATTTTGACCTACTGGTCTACGCATTTGGACAGTTCCCCCTAGTGGTCTGCACGTGGGTCTTTATGTTCCTTTCAGTTTTAATGGTTCCATATCCCCTCTTCAAACTGTGGACACAGACCCAGACTGTCTCTTCCAGTCGCCACAAGCTTTACAGTTTTCTGTTTGGCTCCATGTTCCTTCTCTACCAAGCTTTGGGCCTTGGTTTTTTACCCACATACGTGGTAGTGGTCAACAGTTTGCCCCCGGCCTCgtgcttcatcatcatcttggaGCAG GTGAGGCTCATGATGAAAGCCTACTCTTTTATAAGAGAGAATGTACCAAGAGTTCTGGCCTGGACTAAGGACAAGTCTA GCCCAGGCCCAGTAGTCCCTCGTGTTTCTCAGTATTTCTACTTTTTGTTTGCACCTACACTTATCTACAGAGATAAATATCCAAG GAGCCCAATGATCAGATGGAGCTATGTGGCCACAAAGTTACTGCAG GTACTAGGATGTCTGTTTTATACGTATTATGTGTTTGTGCGGCTCTGCATCCCTCAATTCCGCAGCATCAGTCTTCAGTTTTTTGACTTGAGGGTGATGGTCCTGGGCGTCTTTAACTCCATCCTGCCTG GTGTATTGTttcttttcctgttttttttcgcCTTCCTCCACTGTTGGCTGAATGCATTTGCAGAGATGCTTCGTTTTGGGGATAGGATGTTCTATAAG GATTGGTGGAACTCAACATCTTTCGCCAACTATTACCGAACGTGGAATGTAGTCGTTCATGACTGGCTGTTTCACTACGTGTATAGGGACTTCCTTTTG ATCTCCCAGAAACGCTTCCGAACAGCAGCCATGCTGTTTGTGTTTACGTTGTCCGCCGTCGTCCACGAGTACATCCTTGCAATCTGCTTCGGCTTCTTCTATCCAGTCCTCTTTTGCCTGTTCATGTGTTTTGGAA TGATGTTTAACTTCATCCTCCATGACCAAAGGAAAGGTCCCATCTGGAATATAATCATGTGGACTTCCCTCTTTTTGGGTCACGGTGTAATCCTATGTTTGTACTCTCAGGAGTGGTATGCCCAGCGGTACTGCCCCCTAAAAGAG CCCTCCTTCGTAGAGTTACTGCAGCCTCGGTCATGGACCTGTGAGAGAAGTATGATGACCAATTAA
- the soat1 gene encoding sterol O-acyltransferase 1 isoform X1 has product MDNVNGDDNGVRHRNLARMSTFSDPDSPVNGECSRGEDNQSTGDSCFRSIGRKHSGGKIEVENMISKKLQLKRKAEDMKKDLIQEFDNQVSDFMDSLIEESASLEPAPLPAAFSPPVSDMEKSRLGLTMCSSRHFRPPHGNGKQFVSRRSLLDELFEVNHIRTIYHMFIALLILFILSTLVVDFIDEGRLVLDFDLLVYAFGQFPLVVCTWVFMFLSVLMVPYPLFKLWTQTQTVSSSRHKLYSFLFGSMFLLYQALGLGFLPTYVVVVNSLPPASCFIIILEQVRLMMKAYSFIRENVPRVLAWTKDKSSPGPVVPRVSQYFYFLFAPTLIYRDKYPRSPMIRWSYVATKLLQVLGCLFYTYYVFVRLCIPQFRSISLQFFDLRVMVLGVFNSILPGVLFLFLFFFAFLHCWLNAFAEMLRFGDRMFYKDWWNSTSFANYYRTWNVVVHDWLFHYVYRDFLLISQKRFRTAAMLFVFTLSAVVHEYILAICFGFFYPVLFCLFMCFGMMFNFILHDQRKGPIWNIIMWTSLFLGHGVILCLYSQEWYAQRYCPLKEPSFVELLQPRSWTCERSMMTN; this is encoded by the exons ATGGATAACGTGAACGGGGATGACAACGGTGTCCGTCACCGAAACTTAGCCAGAATGTCCACCTTCTCTGACCCGGATAGCCCAGTGAATGGCGAGTGTAGTCGAGGAGAAGACAATCAGTCCACTGGAGACAGCTGCTTCAGAAGTATTGGTAGGAAACACAGTGGAG GGAAAATTGAAGTGGAGAATATGATCAGCAAGAAGCTACAACTGAAAAGGAAAGCAGAG GACATGAAGAAGGACCTGATACAGGAGTTTGACAACCAGGTCAGTGACTTCATGGACAGTCTTATTGAGGAGTCTGCTAGCCTGGAGCCCGCGCCCCTGCCTGCTGCCTTCTCGCCCCCCGTGTCGGACATGGAGAAAAGCAGACTCGG CTTGACCATGTGTTCCTCCAGGCATTTCCGACCTCCTCACGGGAACGGCAAACAGTTTGTCAGTCGCAGGTCCCTCCTTGA TGAGCTCTTTGAGGTGAACCACATCCGGACTATCTACCATATGTTTATCGCCCTGCTCATTCTCTTCATCCTCAGCACTCTGGTGGTTGATTTTATAGACGAAGGCAG ACTGGTGTTAGATTTTGACCTACTGGTCTACGCATTTGGACAGTTCCCCCTAGTGGTCTGCACGTGGGTCTTTATGTTCCTTTCAGTTTTAATGGTTCCATATCCCCTCTTCAAACTGTGGACACAGACCCAGACTGTCTCTTCCAGTCGCCACAAGCTTTACAGTTTTCTGTTTGGCTCCATGTTCCTTCTCTACCAAGCTTTGGGCCTTGGTTTTTTACCCACATACGTGGTAGTGGTCAACAGTTTGCCCCCGGCCTCgtgcttcatcatcatcttggaGCAG GTGAGGCTCATGATGAAAGCCTACTCTTTTATAAGAGAGAATGTACCAAGAGTTCTGGCCTGGACTAAGGACAAGTCTA GCCCAGGCCCAGTAGTCCCTCGTGTTTCTCAGTATTTCTACTTTTTGTTTGCACCTACACTTATCTACAGAGATAAATATCCAAG GAGCCCAATGATCAGATGGAGCTATGTGGCCACAAAGTTACTGCAG GTACTAGGATGTCTGTTTTATACGTATTATGTGTTTGTGCGGCTCTGCATCCCTCAATTCCGCAGCATCAGTCTTCAGTTTTTTGACTTGAGGGTGATGGTCCTGGGCGTCTTTAACTCCATCCTGCCTG GTGTATTGTttcttttcctgttttttttcgcCTTCCTCCACTGTTGGCTGAATGCATTTGCAGAGATGCTTCGTTTTGGGGATAGGATGTTCTATAAG GATTGGTGGAACTCAACATCTTTCGCCAACTATTACCGAACGTGGAATGTAGTCGTTCATGACTGGCTGTTTCACTACGTGTATAGGGACTTCCTTTTG ATCTCCCAGAAACGCTTCCGAACAGCAGCCATGCTGTTTGTGTTTACGTTGTCCGCCGTCGTCCACGAGTACATCCTTGCAATCTGCTTCGGCTTCTTCTATCCAGTCCTCTTTTGCCTGTTCATGTGTTTTGGAA TGATGTTTAACTTCATCCTCCATGACCAAAGGAAAGGTCCCATCTGGAATATAATCATGTGGACTTCCCTCTTTTTGGGTCACGGTGTAATCCTATGTTTGTACTCTCAGGAGTGGTATGCCCAGCGGTACTGCCCCCTAAAAGAG CCCTCCTTCGTAGAGTTACTGCAGCCTCGGTCATGGACCTGTGAGAGAAGTATGATGACCAATTAA